In Finegoldia magna ATCC 53516, a genomic segment contains:
- a CDS encoding ketopantoate reductase family protein, translated as MKITILGAGAMGCMLAKAIESPGNEVNLVDPYEAHMEKIRKDGIRIIDRTGGESTVKVTSANTSSENLEVQDVVVILVKGYDTEKILTENMNIVGDKTVVMTLQNGIGNVDILKKYIKEENIAQGIMFISASIEEPGVISAGYDSDKTNVIFGAINENHDDKLFHEIEKTFSMNDIKTELNPDVDRIMWRKLYINAIYNLPCAVMHLSTKYTRTDENSVAILKAISDEFIEVTDKLGYDFDGDKLFRKYVTDAFEEYGDILPSAAQDTQKHRKTEAEFLNGAIVRQAKKLGLEAPVNETIYRLAMVQMNNYDNMFSL; from the coding sequence TTGAAAATTACAATTTTAGGGGCAGGAGCAATGGGTTGTATGCTTGCAAAAGCAATCGAATCTCCTGGTAACGAAGTCAATTTAGTAGATCCATACGAAGCACACATGGAAAAAATTAGAAAAGATGGAATCAGAATTATCGACAGAACTGGCGGCGAAAGCACAGTAAAAGTAACATCTGCAAACACATCTTCAGAAAATTTGGAAGTTCAAGATGTCGTTGTAATTCTTGTAAAAGGATACGACACAGAAAAGATTTTGACTGAAAATATGAACATCGTAGGCGACAAAACAGTCGTAATGACACTTCAAAATGGTATCGGCAACGTAGATATATTGAAAAAGTACATCAAAGAAGAAAACATCGCACAAGGAATTATGTTCATCTCTGCATCTATCGAAGAACCAGGAGTTATCAGTGCAGGATACGACAGCGACAAAACCAACGTAATATTTGGCGCTATCAATGAAAACCACGACGATAAATTGTTCCACGAAATCGAAAAAACATTCAGCATGAACGACATCAAAACAGAATTAAACCCAGATGTAGACAGAATTATGTGGAGAAAATTATATATCAACGCAATCTACAACCTACCTTGCGCAGTAATGCATTTGTCTACAAAATACACTAGAACTGACGAAAATTCTGTAGCAATTTTAAAAGCTATCTCAGACGAATTCATAGAAGTTACTGACAAATTGGGCTACGACTTCGACGGCGACAAGCTTTTCAGAAAATACGTCACAGATGCATTCGAAGAATACGGAGACATACTACCATCTGCAGCGCAAGACACACAAAAACACAGAAAAACAGAAGCAGAATTCTTAAATGGAGCAATCGTAAGACAAGCGAAAAAACTTGGACTAGAAGCTCCAGTTAATGAAACAATCTACAGATTAGCAATGGTTCAAATGAACAACTACGACAATATGTTTAGTTTGTAA